A single genomic interval of Drosophila virilis strain 15010-1051.87 chromosome 2, Dvir_AGI_RSII-ME, whole genome shotgun sequence harbors:
- the beat-Va gene encoding uncharacterized protein beat-Va, translated as MDYAWLLFLFSCTLIDMQKISALFVTDISVPEIVDFRDNVTLSCSYDMSGHTLNSVKWYKDRLEFFRYTPLMRPVYLTFPVAGIQVLDGKYFCNESTCRVDLSLLGAKSTGSFKCEVSGDAPHFKLAAKEDNMTVAALPQSDPLIEGFNSMYRMEEFLSATCSSDYSSVPTKLTWYINGEQPMLGELQPSIDTSIPAHDYILRRQRLQVHFYLQGHRFYLVSKILELKCVAEIENYPELRRETTLSASVTEFDNLNNQMLRHAITNSSAADTRSCLWQRTFLVSSLCALILATKYSQRDS; from the exons ACATGCAGAAGATTTCAGCGCTTTTCGTTACGGATATCAGCGTGCCGGAGATAGTGGACTTTCGGGACAATGTGACGCTGTCCTGCAGCTACGATATGAGCGGCCACACCTTGAACTCGGTGAAGTGGTACAAGGACCGCCTTGAGTTCTTCAG ATATACGCCGCTGATGCGTCCGGTTTACTTAACATTTCCCGTGGCCGGCATTCAAGTGCTCGATGGCAAGTACTTTTGCAACGAGTCCACGTGCCGCGTGGATCTTAGCCTGCTGGGCGCCAAGTCTACGGGCAGCTTCAAGTGCGAGGTGAGCGGAGATGCGCCGCACTTTAAGCTGGCCGCCAAGGAGGACAACATGACAGTCGCAG CCTTGCCGCAAAGTGACCCCCTCATCGAGGGCTTCAACTCAATGTATCGCATGGAGGAGTTTCTCAGTGCCACCTGCTCCTCGGACTACTCCAGTGTGCCCACAAAGCTCACTTGGTATATCAATGGAGAGCAG CCAATGCTGGGGGAGTTGCAGCCAAGCATCGATACGAGCATACCCGCCCACGACTATATACTGCGCCGACAGCGACTCCAGGTGCACTTTTATCTGCAGGGACACCGCTTCTATCTGGTCAGCAAGATACTCGAGCTTAAGTGCGTTGCGGAAATCGAAAACTATCCGGAGCTGCGCCGCGAGACCACGCTCAGTGCATCCGTCACGGAATTTGATAATTTGAACaatcaaatgctgaggcaCGCAATCACAA ATTCATCCGCTGCAGACACCAGGAGCTGCCTCTGGCAAAGGACTTTCTTAGTTTCGAGTCTTTGTGCGTTAATTC